A part of Salvelinus alpinus chromosome 5, SLU_Salpinus.1, whole genome shotgun sequence genomic DNA contains:
- the LOC139576493 gene encoding phospholipid phosphatase 1-like: MFETGRIPLVLLDVTCFILVGLPFVILTPLHNPFNRGFFCNDESIRYPLKEDTISYQLLGGVMIPFTLIVVVSGECLGVYMTHIKTKSSLGTNYVARIYKAVGSFLFGAAASQSLTDIAKYSIGRLRPHFLAVCKPMWDRINCIAGGYIENFTCTGEKNMVDEARLSFFSGHSSFSMYCMLFLALYVQARLQTEWARLLRPTIQFFLIATSIYVGLSRVSDYKHHWNDVLTGLLLGAIVAILTVFYVSDFFKTPVDPVEIQEETSHHSLQDNPANGIHYGSTE, from the exons ATGTTTGAGACTGGTAGAATCCCTCTCGTCCTTCTCGACGTAACCTGCTTTATCCTCG ttgggCTTCCCTTTGTGATCCTCACCCCTCTGCACAATCCCTTCAACAGGGGTTTCTTCTGTAATGATGAGTCCATCAGATACCCCCTGAAAGAGGACACCATATCCTACCAGTTACTGGGGGGAGTCATGATCCCTTTCACACTGATTGTG GTAGTCAGTGGTGAGTGCCTTGGCGTCTATATGACTCATATAAAGACCAAATCATCCTTGGGGACTAACTACGTGGCGCGCATCTACAAAGCAGTGGGCAGCTTCCTGTTCGGGGCTGCTGCTAGCCAATCACTGACGGACATTGCCAAGTACTCGATTGGTCGCCTGCGTCCCCACTTCCTGGCTGTGTGTAAGCCTATGTGGGACCGTATCAACTGCATTGCTGGAGGCTACATCGAGAACTTCACCTGTACCGGGGAGAAAAACATGGTGGATGAGGCCAG ACTTTCATTTTTTTCTGGTCACTCATCCTTCTCTATGTACTGTATGCTGTTCCTAGCA cTGTACGTCCAGGCCAGACTGCAGACAGAGTGGGCCAGGCTCCTCAGACCCACCATCCAGTTCTTCCTGATCGCAACGTCCATCTACGTGGGGCTGTCACGCGTCTCAGATTACAAACACCACTGGAATGACGTACTTACTGGCCTCCTGCTGGGGGCGATAGTTGCAATACTCACG GTGTTCTATGTGTCCGATTTCTTCAAGACGCCTGTTGATCCAGTAGAGATACAAGAGGAGACGTCCCACCATAGTCTACAGGACAACCCTGCAAATGGGATACACTACGGAAGCACAGAATGA
- the LOC139576490 gene encoding ATP synthase subunit alpha, mitochondrial-like, translated as MLSVRVAAALARSLPRRAGFVSKNVAAACVGVNHLHTHRPCLAAKTGTAEVSSILEEKILGADTSADLEETGRVLSIGDGIARVYGLRNVQAEEMVEFSSGLKGMSLNLEPDNVGVVVFGNDKLIKEGDIVKRTGAIVDVPVGEELLGRVVDALGNAIDGKGPLGSSIRRRVGLKAPGIIPRISVKEPMQTGIKAVDSLVPIGRGQRELIIGDRQTGKTAIAIDTIINQKRFNEGKDEKKKLYCIYVAIGQKRSTVAQLVKRLTDADAMKYTIVVSATASDAAPLQYLAPYSGCSMGEFFRDNGKHGLIIYDDLSKQAVAYRQMSLLLRRPPGREAYPGDVFYLHSRLLERAAKMHDNFGGGSLTALPVIETQAGDVSAYIPTNVISITDGQIFLETELFYKGIRPAINVGLSVSRVGSAAQTKAMKQVAGTMKLELAQYREVAAFAQFGSDLDAATQQLLNRGVRLTELLKQGQYCPMAIEEQVTVIYAGVRGHLDKMDPSKITRFEKAFLVHVLSQHQDLLTTIRTDGMISPTADAKLKEVVLSFLSSFE; from the exons ATGTTATCTGTGCGAGTTGCAGCGGCTCTGGCCAGGAGCCTGCCCAGACGGGCTGGATTT GTCTCCAAGAATGTTGCCGCCGCCTGCGTAGGAGTGAatcacctccacacacacagaccatgtCTTGCTGCGAAGACCG GCACTGCCGAGGTGTCCTCCATCTTGGAGGAGAAGATCCTGGGTGCTGACACCAGTGCTGATCTGGAAGAGACTGGTCGTGTGCTGTCCATTGGTGACGGTATCGCCAGAGTGTATGGTCTCAGGAATGTTCAGGCTGAGGAGATGGTGGAGTTCTCCTCTGGTCTCAAG GGTATGTCTCTGAACTTGGAGCCTGACAATGTTGGTGTTGTGGTGTTCGGTAATGACAAGCTGATCAAAGAGGGTGACATTGTGAAGAGGACTGGCGCCATCGTGGACGTGCCAGTGGGTGAGGAGCTGCTGGGTCGTGTGGTGGACGCTCTGGGCAATGCCATCGACGGAAAG GGTCCTCTTGGGTCGAGCATCCGTAGGCGTGTGGGTCTGAAGGCCCCTGGCATCATCCCCCGTATCTCTGTGAAGGAGCCCATGCAGACGGGTATCAAGGCCGTGGACAGCCTGGTGCCCATTGGCCGTGGACAGCGTGAGCTGATCATCGGTGACCGGCAGACTGG CAAAACTGCTATTGCCATTGACACCATTATCAACCAGAAGCGTTTCAACGAAGGCAAAGATGAGAAGAAGAAGCTGTACTGTATCTACGTTGCCATTGGCCAGAAGAGATCCACTGTGGCCCAGCTGGTTAAGAGGCTGACTGACGCTGATGCTATGAAATACACCATTGTGGTGTCTGCTACAGCCTCTGATGCTGCTCCCCTGCAGTACCTGGCCCCATACTCTGGCTGCTCCATGGGAGAGTTCTTCAGAGACAACGGCAAGCACGGCCTCATCATCTACGATGATTTGTCCAAGCAG GCTGTAGCCTACCGTCAGATGTCCCTGCTGCTGCGTCGTCCCCCTGGTCGCGAGGCCTACCCCGGTGACGTGTTCTACCTACACTCCCGTCTGCTGGAAAGAGCTGCCAAGATGCACGACAACTTCGGAGGCGGCTCCCTGACCGCTCTGCCCGTCATTGAGACCCAGGCCGGAGACGTGTCTGCCTACATCCCTACCAACGTCATCTCCATCACTGATGGACAG ATCTTCTTGGAGACTGAGTTGTTCTACAAAGGTATCCGCCCAGCCATCAACGTGGGTCTGTCTGTGTCCAGAGTTGGATCAGCTGCCCAGACCAAGGCCATGAAGCAG GTGGCTGGTACCATGAAGTTAGAGTTGGCCCAATACCGTGAGGTGGCTGCCTTTGCCCAGTTCGGCTCTGACCTGGACGCTGCCACCCAGCAGCTGCTCAACAGGGGTGTCCGCCTCACTGAGTTGCTCAAACAAGGACAGTACT gccCAATGGCCATTGAGGAGCAGGTGACAGTCATCTACGCCGGTGTCAGAGGTCACTTGGACAAGATGGACCCTTCCAAGATCACCAGGTTTGAGAAGGCCTTCCTTGTACACGTCCTCAGCCAGCACCAGGACCTGCTCACCACCATCAG GACTGATGGTATGATCTCACCGACAGCTGACGCCAAACTGAAGGAGGTTGTGTTGTCCTTCCTGTCCAGCTTTGAGTAA